Proteins encoded by one window of Oenanthe melanoleuca isolate GR-GAL-2019-014 chromosome 20, OMel1.0, whole genome shotgun sequence:
- the PFDN4 gene encoding prefoldin subunit 4 yields the protein MWPFLAVFPIFFFFFPCSPLPLCPESGWFGGNMAATMKKAAAEDVNVTFEDQQKINKFARNTSRITELKEEIEEKKKQLQNLEDACEDIMLLDDADSQLIPYQIGDVFISHSLEETQEMLEEAKRSLQEEIEGLESRVESIQRVLSDLKVQLYAKFGNNINLEAEDS from the exons ATGTGGCCGTTTCTTGCagttttccctattttttttttctttttcccgTGCTCGCCGCTCCCCCTCTGCCCGGAGAGCGGATGGTTCGGCGGCAACATGGCCGCCACCATGAAGAAGGCG GCTGCAGAAGATGTCAATGTCACCTTTGAAGATCAACAGAAAATTAACAAGTTTGCAAGAAATACCAGCAGGATCACAgagctgaaagaagaaatagaagagaaaaag aagcagctgcagaaccTGGAGGATGCCTGTGAGGACATCATGCTGCTGGATGATGCTGATTCCCAGCTGATCCCCTACCAGATTGGGGATGTCTTCATCAGCCATTCCCTGGAGGAGAcacaggagatgctggaggagGCAAAG agGAGTTTACAAGAGGAAATTGAAGGGTTGGAATCCCGAGTGGAGTCGATCCAGAGGGTGCTGTCTGACCTCAAAGTTCAGCTCTATGCAAAGTTTGGGAATAACATAAATCTGGAGGCTGAGGACAGTTAA